A single genomic interval of uncultured Sphaerochaeta sp. harbors:
- a CDS encoding DUF3362 domain-containing protein, protein MSRIHLPFRLEEAFFDSLHELPFTLDAHPDYEKAGGIPALKEVQFSITSNRGCFGSCSFCAITSHQGRMIQTRSKESLVQEAKRMSEHPAFKGYIHDLGGPTANFQGLACDRQQIYGPCPAKECLYPNPCANLKDYHGRYLDLLEAIESLPRVKKVFIRSGIRYDYLLEVCDKKTRQRFMNHLVRNNVSGQLKVAPEHVSDKVLDAMGKPRAALFDEFTELYQETTEKAGKKQYLIPYFIAAHPGSTLEDAITLALYLHKLHFIPDQVQEFYPTPGTVSTCMYYTGLDPRPGKRFASVYVPKGRERHLQRALLQYNKKENRPLVLEALEKAQRKDLSRILLTRR, encoded by the coding sequence TTGTCCAGAATCCACCTGCCCTTCCGCTTGGAAGAAGCCTTTTTCGATTCCCTGCACGAACTTCCTTTCACCCTTGATGCACATCCAGACTACGAAAAAGCAGGGGGAATCCCTGCCCTGAAGGAAGTACAGTTCTCCATCACCAGCAATCGTGGGTGCTTTGGCTCCTGCTCTTTCTGTGCCATCACCAGTCACCAAGGAAGAATGATCCAAACCAGGAGCAAGGAATCATTGGTGCAGGAAGCAAAACGAATGAGTGAACATCCTGCATTCAAGGGATATATCCATGACCTAGGTGGACCAACTGCCAACTTCCAAGGCTTGGCCTGCGATAGACAGCAAATCTATGGTCCCTGCCCGGCAAAGGAGTGCCTCTATCCCAATCCCTGTGCCAATCTCAAGGACTACCATGGAAGGTATCTCGATCTTCTTGAAGCTATTGAATCACTTCCTAGGGTAAAGAAGGTGTTTATCAGGAGTGGTATCCGCTATGACTACCTCCTGGAAGTCTGTGACAAGAAGACAAGACAACGATTCATGAACCATCTTGTTCGGAACAATGTCAGCGGTCAACTCAAGGTTGCTCCCGAACATGTCAGCGACAAGGTGCTTGATGCCATGGGCAAGCCAAGGGCAGCCCTTTTTGACGAATTCACTGAACTCTACCAAGAAACCACAGAGAAAGCCGGGAAGAAGCAGTACCTCATACCCTACTTCATAGCGGCCCATCCCGGCAGTACGTTGGAAGATGCCATCACACTGGCCTTATATTTGCACAAACTCCACTTCATTCCCGATCAGGTGCAGGAATTTTATCCAACGCCCGGGACAGTCTCCACCTGTATGTACTATACTGGACTCGATCCCAGGCCTGGCAAGCGGTTTGCCAGTGTGTACGTCCCCAAGGGACGTGAGAGACATCTGCAGCGAGCCCTCCTGCAGTACAACAAGAAAGAAAACCGCCCCTTGGTTCTTGAGGCCTTGGAAAAAGCGCAGAGGAAGGACTTGTCGAGGATACTTCTCACAAGACGGTAA
- a CDS encoding MATE family efflux transporter: protein MEKTISERRDFFQKMVTIALPVVFQSLLTNSLSFVDTLMIGQLGESSIAAVALGNQMFFLISVLFFGVCSGSAIFLSQYWGAKNETNIQRVLGLSFTLAGASALLFALASLFMPRQIMHIFTTEAEVVNQGIAYLRIVGISYLFTAISQVLATALRVIGYAKIPLQVALFSLTLNAVGNYLLIFGIGPFPELGVAGAAIATTISRLVEVIALLWIVYHRHPVIAIRSREAFRWNKTFLLHIIPTSMPVIINEFFWALGMATYKVAYSKMGIEAIASINVAESVGNLFFVLMMGISNATLIMIGVKIGEKQRHLALLYAKRFITTALLVGLAMGIFEFLFAPLFTSFFNISDRVRQLAIYCLSINAALLPIKSINMVIIVGILRSGGDTKYSMFAEMFGVWAVGVPLAFIGVFLLHLNTWQLYLLLGMEEVTKLFIGLYRIKREAWINDLTATFH from the coding sequence GTGGAAAAGACAATATCAGAACGTAGGGATTTCTTTCAGAAAATGGTGACCATAGCATTGCCTGTGGTCTTCCAAAGCCTGCTAACCAACTCCCTCTCCTTTGTCGACACGCTGATGATCGGACAGCTCGGTGAGTCCTCCATTGCCGCAGTTGCGCTGGGAAACCAGATGTTCTTCCTGATCAGTGTGTTGTTCTTTGGTGTCTGTAGTGGCTCAGCCATCTTCCTCTCCCAATACTGGGGGGCAAAGAATGAAACCAATATCCAACGGGTGCTGGGACTCTCGTTCACCTTGGCAGGAGCTTCAGCTCTGCTTTTTGCCTTGGCATCATTGTTCATGCCCCGCCAGATCATGCATATATTCACCACTGAAGCAGAGGTGGTAAACCAAGGTATCGCGTATCTCAGGATTGTCGGTATAAGCTACCTCTTTACTGCAATCAGCCAGGTACTTGCTACGGCACTGAGAGTCATTGGATATGCAAAAATCCCCTTACAGGTTGCTCTCTTCTCACTCACCCTAAATGCAGTGGGTAACTACCTCCTCATCTTTGGCATTGGTCCATTTCCTGAATTGGGTGTGGCAGGGGCAGCAATTGCCACCACCATAAGTCGACTGGTTGAGGTGATCGCTCTCTTGTGGATCGTCTACCACCGCCATCCTGTCATTGCCATTAGAAGCAGGGAGGCATTCCGGTGGAATAAGACGTTCTTGCTGCATATCATCCCTACCAGCATGCCTGTGATCATCAATGAATTTTTCTGGGCTCTTGGAATGGCTACCTACAAGGTTGCCTACAGCAAGATGGGAATCGAAGCCATCGCCTCCATAAATGTAGCTGAATCGGTGGGAAATCTCTTCTTTGTCCTGATGATGGGTATCAGCAATGCAACATTGATCATGATCGGAGTTAAAATCGGGGAAAAGCAGCGACACCTTGCCCTGCTCTATGCAAAGCGGTTCATCACCACAGCTCTCTTGGTAGGCCTTGCCATGGGCATCTTTGAATTCCTCTTTGCCCCACTGTTCACCTCCTTCTTCAACATCTCAGACAGGGTACGGCAACTGGCTATTTACTGTCTTTCCATCAATGCAGCTTTGCTTCCGATCAAGAGCATTAATATGGTCATCATTGTGGGAATACTGCGCAGCGGTGGCGATACCAAATATTCCATGTTTGCAGAGATGTTCGGGGTATGGGCGGTCGGCGTTCCCCTTGCCTTCATCGGAGTATTCCTGTTGCATCTCAATACCTGGCAGCTCTACCTGCTCTTGGGCATGGAAGAGGTCACCAAGCTATTCATTGGCTTATATCGTATCAAGAGAGAGGCATGGATTAACGACCTGACAGCTACCTTTCATTGA
- the nagA gene encoding N-acetylglucosamine-6-phosphate deacetylase — MSLRTVLTNGTVVTGYAKLKDCALYIDEKGEIGDIFNMRRLSEKHFPSDTTMIDVGGSYIMPGFIDSHIHGIGGFGTEDCKASSILGMSERLADFGVSAFMPTVYTDKLDVMKASTKAIADAMGSEQGAKIMGINLEGPFISMERVGAQNPEGVIPVNLEIFNDLIEAGQGKVICMTVAPELKHMRELALLAREKNIVLLAGHTNASYENIMEGMQCGIFHSTHFFNAMSRLHHRNPGTVGAILIQRDMQCEIICDGIHVHPELVKMLLREKPLDNIVMITDSLKPTKQRTGPMLANGMECTVGEDGAFVSIKDPDLFIGSALTMLQGMKNAIDWEIPIQQASQMSSTNPARIYSFTKQGMLVPGYKADVVVLDENMQMKGLFVDGNLIRDRFA, encoded by the coding sequence ATGAGTCTACGAACCGTACTTACCAATGGGACTGTTGTAACTGGTTATGCAAAACTGAAAGACTGTGCCCTCTATATAGATGAGAAAGGGGAAATTGGTGACATCTTCAATATGAGAAGATTGTCAGAGAAACACTTCCCCAGTGACACCACCATGATTGATGTAGGAGGTTCCTATATCATGCCTGGTTTCATCGATTCCCATATCCACGGGATTGGTGGTTTTGGGACAGAGGACTGTAAGGCTTCAAGTATCCTCGGAATGAGCGAGCGACTCGCCGATTTTGGAGTGAGTGCATTCATGCCCACTGTATACACTGACAAGCTTGATGTAATGAAAGCCAGCACCAAGGCGATCGCTGATGCCATGGGCAGTGAACAAGGTGCAAAGATAATGGGCATCAATCTGGAAGGTCCCTTTATCTCCATGGAACGTGTTGGAGCCCAGAATCCAGAGGGTGTAATACCTGTCAATCTTGAGATTTTCAATGATCTCATTGAAGCCGGACAAGGTAAGGTCATCTGTATGACAGTAGCCCCTGAACTCAAACACATGCGTGAATTGGCATTGTTGGCAAGAGAAAAGAACATCGTTTTACTTGCCGGCCATACCAACGCCAGCTATGAAAATATCATGGAAGGGATGCAATGTGGAATCTTCCATTCCACCCACTTCTTCAATGCAATGAGTCGTCTACATCACAGGAACCCTGGAACGGTCGGAGCAATCCTGATCCAAAGAGACATGCAGTGTGAAATTATCTGTGACGGTATTCATGTCCATCCTGAATTGGTTAAGATGTTGCTCCGTGAAAAACCACTGGACAACATTGTCATGATAACCGACAGTCTCAAGCCCACCAAACAAAGAACCGGCCCGATGTTGGCCAATGGAATGGAATGCACGGTGGGAGAAGATGGGGCCTTTGTCAGCATCAAGGACCCAGACCTGTTCATCGGTTCTGCACTGACCATGCTCCAAGGAATGAAAAATGCAATCGACTGGGAAATACCCATTCAACAAGCAAGCCAGATGAGTTCCACAAACCCTGCACGTATCTACAGCTTTACCAAACAAGGGATGCTGGTTCCAGGCTACAAGGCGGATGTGGTTGTGCTGGATGAGAACATGCAGATGAAAGGTTTGTTTGTCGATGGAAATCTGATCCGTGACCGCTTTGCCTGA
- a CDS encoding aminoacyl-histidine dipeptidase, protein MQDAVKGLKPQALWNYFSDLSDIPRESGNEEGVRQYLLAFAKKHELESIVDAIGNVIMRKKAYPGFEKRPSVALQGHMDMVCVKEAWSTHDFEKDPIELVQDGDFLRANGTTLGGDNGIAIALALDILADKEAKHGPLEAIFTISEETGLTGAFNIEQDKVQSRLLINLDSEEEGVLYIGCAGGVEVDVTLPVQWEAVPSSYKAFTLTADGMLGGHSGGEIHKQRANAIKVAARALSQIHSCMVFKAEGGTKRNVIPSVCSLSFAVPSGEIETLKAFVSQTQQMLSDEYALNDPDIRLTLEETTTPKKAVDGMISKQLLTSLYAAPHGVDAMSFRIPGIVETSSNLAILRLDEEAFHVTSSHRSSVLSARDDIARRFASVFTLAGAKTTFVGAYPAWTPNPESALTGFCAKAYEEYTGKKPEITAIHAGLECGIINSRIPGMDSVSFGPDMFDVHSTKERISIPSVERISGFTRHLLSIIE, encoded by the coding sequence ATGCAAGATGCAGTGAAGGGGTTGAAACCCCAGGCACTCTGGAACTATTTCTCTGATCTATCCGATATTCCCCGAGAATCGGGAAATGAGGAAGGGGTTCGCCAATATCTATTAGCTTTCGCCAAAAAGCATGAGCTTGAGTCGATTGTTGATGCAATCGGCAATGTGATCATGCGGAAAAAGGCTTATCCAGGATTTGAAAAGAGACCTTCTGTCGCCTTGCAGGGACATATGGATATGGTCTGTGTTAAAGAGGCCTGGAGCACTCATGACTTCGAAAAAGATCCTATTGAGCTTGTACAAGATGGCGACTTTCTCAGGGCTAATGGGACCACCCTCGGTGGAGATAATGGTATTGCAATCGCGCTCGCCCTGGATATCCTTGCAGACAAAGAAGCAAAACATGGTCCCTTGGAGGCCATCTTTACCATAAGTGAAGAGACCGGACTGACAGGGGCTTTCAATATTGAACAAGACAAGGTACAGAGCAGGCTCCTGATCAATCTGGACAGCGAAGAAGAGGGAGTTCTCTATATCGGGTGTGCCGGAGGAGTCGAGGTTGATGTAACGCTTCCTGTACAGTGGGAAGCAGTCCCCTCTTCCTACAAGGCCTTCACACTGACTGCAGACGGGATGCTCGGAGGGCATAGCGGAGGAGAGATTCATAAACAGCGGGCAAATGCCATCAAGGTAGCAGCTCGTGCATTGAGCCAGATTCACTCCTGTATGGTCTTCAAGGCAGAAGGGGGGACCAAGCGAAATGTCATTCCTTCAGTCTGTTCTCTTTCTTTTGCAGTACCGTCCGGTGAGATTGAAACATTGAAGGCTTTTGTCTCACAGACCCAGCAGATGCTTAGTGACGAGTATGCTCTCAATGATCCGGATATTCGCCTTACCCTGGAGGAGACGACTACCCCAAAGAAAGCTGTGGATGGAATGATCAGCAAGCAACTGCTTACCAGCCTGTACGCCGCCCCCCATGGGGTCGATGCCATGAGTTTCAGAATTCCAGGCATCGTGGAGACCTCATCCAATCTGGCCATTCTTCGGCTGGATGAAGAGGCTTTCCATGTAACCAGCAGCCATCGCTCCTCAGTACTCTCTGCGCGTGACGATATAGCCCGTAGATTTGCGTCAGTCTTCACCCTTGCCGGTGCAAAGACAACCTTCGTAGGGGCATACCCTGCATGGACACCAAACCCCGAATCAGCATTGACGGGATTCTGTGCAAAGGCGTATGAGGAGTATACTGGGAAAAAGCCCGAAATTACTGCCATCCATGCTGGTCTTGAATGTGGCATCATCAACAGCAGGATTCCTGGGATGGACTCTGTCTCCTTTGGCCCTGACATGTTTGATGTCCACTCCACCAAGGAACGTATCAGCATACCCTCTGTTGAGCGTATCAGTGGATTCACCCGTCACCTGCTTTCAATCATAGAATGA
- a CDS encoding gamma-glutamyl-gamma-aminobutyrate hydrolase family protein: MSRPIIAIGGTYDQAPPTSAFPTLRRIFTNEGYVSKLEQSGASVILIPHTKTDIDTLISHCDGLLLPGGPDIEPSLYHQKRHPSCGKSDKESDTFQIALYHAAKKKGIPILGICRGCQLVNVAEGGTLFQDYMLREKHHIVHPDLEHFDQVSHQVTIQDHTNLASILGSGKVGVNSLHHQCIDEVAPVFQCTARSSDGCIEAIESTSDNWILGVQWHPESMGDEMLPLFNAFVEHANH, from the coding sequence ATGAGCAGGCCGATCATAGCGATAGGCGGGACCTATGACCAGGCTCCGCCTACATCTGCATTTCCTACCCTTCGGAGGATTTTTACCAATGAAGGGTATGTCTCAAAGCTTGAGCAGAGCGGGGCTTCCGTCATTCTCATTCCCCACACAAAAACCGATATTGATACCCTAATATCCCACTGTGATGGTCTTTTACTACCAGGTGGACCTGATATTGAGCCATCATTGTATCACCAAAAGCGCCATCCTTCCTGTGGGAAAAGCGATAAAGAAAGTGATACATTCCAGATTGCTCTCTACCATGCTGCAAAAAAGAAAGGCATACCGATTCTTGGCATCTGTAGGGGATGTCAGTTGGTCAACGTAGCGGAGGGAGGCACCCTCTTTCAGGACTATATGCTGAGAGAGAAACACCACATTGTCCATCCAGACCTGGAACACTTTGACCAGGTAAGCCATCAAGTTACCATCCAGGACCACACCAACCTTGCATCCATCCTGGGAAGTGGGAAGGTCGGGGTCAACAGTCTTCACCACCAATGCATTGACGAAGTCGCCCCTGTTTTTCAGTGTACCGCAAGAAGCAGCGATGGTTGCATTGAAGCTATAGAGAGTACCAGTGACAATTGGATTCTAGGGGTGCAATGGCATCCTGAGAGCATGGGAGATGAGATGCTTCCCCTCTTCAATGCGTTTGTGGAGCATGCCAATCATTAG
- a CDS encoding chitobiase/beta-hexosaminidase C-terminal domain-containing protein — protein sequence MRIKISSLCIISLLVLFVSISCKQDIPLSPDPLAFSQDGGTYYQKVSISITSKHASAIYYTTDGSTPTKESPRYQDPIELSTTTRLSAIALDINGAVKHQKVSDYIIPSKPLSPPYLDVPERTIYHVSPLYEYSKDGGASWLSCEGPSQTLETIKAGDHVWVRHQIVSTDLHDLGKVLSTDGYDLVAGRAYVAYFNGAGIAEEDTGVLDTDLSDGDATIVVPTIINRGTQDFYGSIDMDFYASEDPVITEDDHLFLSVSTNEFPLAAGATYGASIDGSPPTDASWFMSLVNFSTISYNTSLDMEGHYYIGYRISEGQELLVQNNWTPPQSVDSIYFTAEEDEEIRGAFKIVNSWGVGNSWEHIPDGSYYLPFDAAVRLKLQVYYTLNNPEEVYHPSLLASFQIAHQDRSSCLVSVGIGDPEHPIMEKRLQSIFLNLEMESLVAGTQNPYPEHPIVMDISEFAPYLDMHDVFLRIVNTSDITHPATISSFSIELYDEYEGPDSPSVQTLDVEDALLGTVESGEMETYMIQTAGVLDRYQLSIAQDRERTLQASSFHVEERSLTEEEITQLLDMQRQETIPQERSLGGQIRATGLDPMSESQIRSLKTIASLGSLYHKTLPSEMDLSNTQYFPPIGNQGVKGSCSAFSNAYYIHTYNEAREHGWNLSNAEWDDALGSPSASYLDKIMSPDFTYHLASIGPGSNHVSVISILDRLGSATWKEMPYENVDDMDEDSYTYPWPSEDAFREAALYRSQRPNKNYFDENSVGFIELDSTAKIEVLQHLIASGYCLSTSIWAEGFFDGKDSWMDGKDVISLDGASEEEITKFKNIADHAQTIVGYQMGDAWDPENP from the coding sequence ATGCGTATAAAAATCTCTTCTCTTTGCATTATCAGTCTATTGGTTCTGTTTGTTAGTATTTCATGCAAGCAAGATATTCCTCTTTCTCCAGATCCACTCGCATTCTCCCAAGACGGAGGAACCTATTACCAGAAGGTGAGTATCTCCATTACCAGTAAGCATGCTTCAGCAATATACTACACGACCGATGGTTCTACCCCTACAAAAGAAAGCCCACGGTATCAGGATCCCATTGAGCTAAGCACTACCACCCGTCTCTCAGCAATCGCTCTTGATATCAATGGAGCGGTGAAGCATCAGAAGGTTTCTGATTATATAATTCCTTCCAAACCACTTTCTCCCCCATATCTGGATGTCCCGGAACGGACCATCTACCACGTCTCTCCGCTCTATGAGTACAGCAAGGATGGTGGAGCTTCTTGGCTCTCCTGTGAAGGACCGTCCCAAACATTGGAAACTATTAAGGCGGGAGACCATGTATGGGTACGCCACCAAATTGTATCGACAGATCTTCACGACCTTGGAAAAGTCCTGAGCACCGATGGATATGATTTGGTAGCAGGACGGGCATATGTAGCATATTTCAATGGTGCTGGAATTGCTGAAGAAGATACAGGAGTTCTTGATACAGACCTTTCTGACGGCGATGCGACGATTGTGGTCCCCACCATTATAAACAGAGGCACCCAAGATTTTTATGGATCCATCGACATGGATTTCTATGCATCAGAGGATCCTGTGATTACAGAGGATGATCATCTGTTTCTCTCTGTCTCTACCAATGAATTCCCACTAGCGGCAGGTGCTACCTATGGTGCATCAATAGATGGTTCTCCGCCGACGGATGCCTCCTGGTTTATGAGTTTGGTTAACTTTTCTACAATCTCCTACAATACATCCCTGGATATGGAGGGGCACTACTACATCGGGTATCGTATATCAGAGGGACAAGAGTTGCTCGTGCAGAACAACTGGACACCACCCCAGAGTGTAGACTCCATCTATTTCACTGCTGAAGAGGATGAAGAAATTAGAGGGGCTTTCAAAATTGTAAACTCTTGGGGAGTTGGTAACAGTTGGGAGCATATTCCTGACGGATCGTACTACCTTCCTTTCGATGCAGCTGTTCGGCTCAAATTGCAAGTCTACTACACATTGAACAACCCAGAGGAGGTGTACCATCCTTCTCTGCTTGCTTCATTCCAGATTGCACATCAAGATAGATCCTCCTGCCTTGTTTCGGTTGGGATTGGAGACCCAGAGCATCCAATCATGGAAAAGCGATTACAATCCATCTTTCTGAATCTTGAAATGGAATCATTGGTTGCCGGTACGCAAAATCCATATCCGGAACACCCCATCGTGATGGATATCAGTGAATTTGCCCCCTATCTCGATATGCACGATGTCTTTCTTCGCATAGTCAACACCAGTGATATCACTCATCCTGCTACTATCTCATCGTTTTCCATTGAGCTTTATGATGAGTACGAAGGCCCTGATTCTCCATCTGTTCAAACACTGGATGTGGAAGATGCCCTGCTTGGCACCGTTGAAAGTGGGGAGATGGAAACCTATATGATACAGACAGCAGGGGTCTTGGATAGGTATCAGCTATCCATTGCACAAGATAGGGAGAGAACCTTACAGGCATCGTCTTTTCATGTAGAGGAACGCTCACTCACCGAGGAAGAGATTACACAGCTCCTTGATATGCAGAGGCAAGAGACAATACCTCAGGAGAGGTCTTTAGGCGGTCAGATACGGGCAACAGGATTGGATCCTATGAGCGAATCTCAGATTCGGAGTTTGAAAACAATTGCTTCCCTGGGCTCCCTCTACCACAAGACACTCCCCTCTGAGATGGATCTAAGTAACACCCAGTACTTTCCTCCCATTGGTAATCAAGGGGTAAAGGGTTCTTGTTCAGCATTTTCTAATGCTTACTACATTCACACCTATAATGAAGCACGGGAACACGGGTGGAATCTCTCTAATGCAGAGTGGGATGATGCATTAGGCAGTCCTTCTGCGTCGTACTTGGATAAGATTATGAGTCCTGATTTCACGTATCACCTGGCCTCCATTGGGCCGGGATCGAACCACGTTTCAGTGATATCCATTCTCGACAGGCTAGGCTCTGCTACATGGAAGGAGATGCCATACGAAAATGTGGATGATATGGATGAAGATTCCTATACGTATCCATGGCCTAGTGAGGATGCTTTTCGTGAGGCAGCTCTCTATCGATCCCAAAGGCCAAACAAGAACTATTTTGACGAGAATTCAGTAGGCTTTATCGAGCTTGATAGCACTGCCAAAATTGAAGTGTTACAACATCTCATTGCTTCTGGGTATTGTCTCAGCACGAGTATTTGGGCAGAGGGCTTCTTCGATGGAAAGGACTCCTGGATGGATGGGAAGGATGTCATATCCCTTGACGGGGCCTCAGAAGAAGAGATTACAAAATTTAAGAATATAGCTGATCATGCCCAAACAATTGTAGGGTATCAGATGGGGGATGCTTGGGATCCAGAGAATCCCTAA
- a CDS encoding FprA family A-type flavoprotein: MKPDVLADGVYRVAAKVGSRDLFEGIWPIPDGVMLNSYVVKGSEKRVLVDLVKDWDGALKAVGDQLESLSLGEGNLDYIIINHMEPDHTGAMAEIVKHYPDVEILCSAKAVPLIKHFYKIDKNVRAVSDGETLDLGGKTLKFFMTPNIHWPETMMTYLEEDGILFSCDAFGSFGRYEGCFDDELTEEDKAKLASETERYYANIVSSFSSFVIRGIAKLDGLSIKMVAPSHGVVWRSEPEKIIEWYKTLATYMQGPREKEVAVVWSSMYGNTQALLSSIVDGLKSEGIPVHVLQVPQTHESFVLEKVWRSEGLIIGMPTYEYKMFPPMYHVLDILERSHVQGRKTLRFGSFGWSGGAQKQFDEFSSAMKLDCRGVIEYQGSPTEEDKQKAYDLAKALAKDIKG; encoded by the coding sequence ATGAAACCTGATGTACTTGCAGATGGTGTCTACCGTGTGGCCGCAAAGGTTGGCAGTCGGGACCTATTTGAGGGAATATGGCCTATCCCTGATGGAGTGATGCTGAACTCTTATGTGGTGAAAGGCAGTGAGAAACGTGTTCTGGTCGATTTGGTCAAGGATTGGGATGGAGCGCTGAAAGCTGTTGGTGATCAGCTGGAGAGTCTTTCCCTCGGAGAAGGGAATCTGGACTACATCATCATCAATCATATGGAACCAGATCACACTGGAGCAATGGCTGAAATCGTCAAGCACTATCCTGATGTAGAAATCCTCTGCAGCGCAAAAGCTGTTCCCCTGATAAAGCATTTCTATAAGATTGATAAGAATGTACGAGCAGTAAGTGACGGGGAGACCCTCGACCTTGGGGGAAAGACTCTCAAGTTCTTCATGACGCCAAACATCCACTGGCCTGAGACCATGATGACGTATCTGGAAGAGGATGGGATCCTCTTCAGTTGTGATGCCTTTGGTTCCTTTGGTCGGTATGAGGGTTGCTTTGATGATGAACTGACTGAAGAGGATAAGGCAAAGCTTGCCAGTGAGACTGAACGCTACTATGCAAACATTGTCTCTTCCTTCTCATCCTTTGTGATTCGTGGAATTGCCAAGCTTGATGGGCTTTCCATCAAGATGGTTGCACCGAGTCATGGAGTTGTATGGCGCTCAGAACCTGAGAAGATTATTGAGTGGTACAAGACCCTGGCAACCTACATGCAAGGTCCCAGAGAGAAAGAGGTGGCGGTAGTCTGGTCGAGTATGTATGGGAACACCCAGGCCTTACTCTCTTCAATTGTCGATGGCCTGAAGAGTGAAGGTATTCCTGTCCATGTTCTACAGGTTCCCCAGACCCATGAGTCCTTTGTCCTGGAGAAGGTGTGGAGAAGTGAAGGCTTGATCATCGGTATGCCTACCTACGAATACAAGATGTTTCCCCCGATGTATCATGTTCTGGATATTCTTGAAAGAAGCCATGTACAGGGGAGGAAAACGTTGCGCTTTGGATCCTTTGGATGGTCTGGTGGAGCACAAAAACAGTTTGATGAGTTCTCTTCTGCCATGAAACTGGATTGTCGTGGTGTGATTGAATACCAAGGTTCCCCTACTGAGGAAGACAAGCAGAAAGCCTATGATCTGGCAAAGGCCTTGGCCAAGGATATAAAGGGCTGA